TCTGGGTTGTTTCATATAGCCTCCTGAACTTTCTCCACTCAGCGGACCCGATTATTCGGATGAGACGACCTCTTTTTGTAAACCAAGTGGTGAGAATTCGTCCTGAAGCGGATTTGCCAATCCAATACAATCTTTGTTCATTGCCAGAATGTTTTCTATCAACCATTTGAAACCCTTGAGGATCAAAGAAACTCTCGACTGCCTCCGAAAATTGAATGCCGTGCTTTCGGAGATTGAGAATCTCCTTGGAGAGATCCCACTCAAAATCCATCTTGAAACGTTTACCATACTAGTATGTATAATACCATATTAATTGAGATTCAGGAGGGAGATTAAAATTTCAATTACTGCAGACAGTTGCGTTGTTTGTCGCTATTAAGCAACCCACAATTTGGCTCCAACTCGGAGT
This sequence is a window from Bdellovibrionota bacterium. Protein-coding genes within it:
- a CDS encoding BrnT family toxin translates to MDFEWDLSKEILNLRKHGIQFSEAVESFFDPQGFQMVDRKHSGNEQRLYWIGKSASGRILTTWFTKRGRLIRIIGSAEWRKFRRLYETTQTE